In a genomic window of Erigeron canadensis isolate Cc75 chromosome 5, C_canadensis_v1, whole genome shotgun sequence:
- the LOC122599822 gene encoding uncharacterized protein LOC122599822 isoform X3, with protein sequence MENPVGSTDNPLNPKPSSSSSSSHDPPHKHHQPPNAMMLMFPHHHHEEAMEDHGAGLYAVPTFPNSFMGPTIPTSNNLLLIPFTYNLPTSGPTPSEAGTGGDDQGQVRQQQQQAGQQRQVVVRRFQIAIHLDLMLILKLAAVIFLFNQDGSRKRLVLLIFLASLIYLYQTGALAPLIRWLTQNMQRAATPPQQPRPAVRADNIPAAAGQENENAPLLDGQAGGENENRPVGDANQPLNEQEHGVVNGNNRWWGIVKEIQLIVFGFITSLLPGFHNID encoded by the exons ATGGAAAATCCAGTAGGATCCACCGACAATCCTCTAAACCCGAaaccctcttcttcttcatcatcatcacatgATCCTCCTCATAAGCACCACcag CCACCAAATGCGATGATGCTGATGTTCCCCCATCATCATCATGAGGAAGCCATGGAGGATCATGGAGCGGGATTGTACGCGGTCCCCACTTTTCCTAATTCATTCATGGGACCAACCATCCCCACATCCAACAATCTCCTCCTCATCCCTTTCACTTACAACCTTCCTAC CAGTGGACCAACTCCATCTGAAGCTGGAACAGGGGGCGATGACCAAGGCCAAGTAAGACAGCAGCAACAACAGGCTGGACAACAAAGACAAGTTGTGGTCAGGAGATTCCAAATTGCAATTCACCTTGATCTAATGCTCATATTAAAGCTGGCAGCTGTTATTTTTTTGTTCAACCAAGATGGCTCAAGAAAAAGGCTCGTCCTGCTCATCTTTTTAGCTTCACTAATATATCT GTATCAAACTGGAGCTCTTGCGCCGTTAATACGGTGGCTCACACAAAATATGCAGAGGGCGGCTACACCTCCCCAGCAACCAAGGCCTGCTGTTCGGGCAGATAACATCCCTGCAGCTGCGGGGCAGGAAAACGAGAATGCTCCTTTGTTAG ATGGACAAGCTGGAGGTGAAAATGAGAACCGTCCAGTGGGTGATGCAAATCAGCCTCTGAATGAACAAGAACATGGTGTGGTCAATGGGAACAACAGATGGTGGGGGATTGTAAAGGAGATACAGTTAATTGTTTTTGGCTTCATCACTTCTCTTCTTCCAGGATTTCACAACATCGATTGA
- the LOC122599822 gene encoding uncharacterized protein LOC122599822 isoform X2 — protein sequence MENPVGSTDNPLNPKPSSSSSSSHDPPHKHHQFSGFQPPNAMMLMFPHHHHEEAMEDHGAGLYAVPTFPNSFMGPTIPTSNNLLLIPFTYNLPTGPTPSEAGTGGDDQGQVRQQQQQAGQQRQVVVRRFQIAIHLDLMLILKLAAVIFLFNQDGSRKRLVLLIFLASLIYLYQTGALAPLIRWLTQNMQRAATPPQQPRPAVRADNIPAAAGQENENAPLLDGQAGGENENRPVGDANQPLNEQEHGVVNGNNRWWGIVKEIQLIVFGFITSLLPGFHNID from the exons ATGGAAAATCCAGTAGGATCCACCGACAATCCTCTAAACCCGAaaccctcttcttcttcatcatcatcacatgATCCTCCTCATAAGCACCACcag TTTTCTGGCTTCCAGCCACCAAATGCGATGATGCTGATGTTCCCCCATCATCATCATGAGGAAGCCATGGAGGATCATGGAGCGGGATTGTACGCGGTCCCCACTTTTCCTAATTCATTCATGGGACCAACCATCCCCACATCCAACAATCTCCTCCTCATCCCTTTCACTTACAACCTTCCTAC TGGACCAACTCCATCTGAAGCTGGAACAGGGGGCGATGACCAAGGCCAAGTAAGACAGCAGCAACAACAGGCTGGACAACAAAGACAAGTTGTGGTCAGGAGATTCCAAATTGCAATTCACCTTGATCTAATGCTCATATTAAAGCTGGCAGCTGTTATTTTTTTGTTCAACCAAGATGGCTCAAGAAAAAGGCTCGTCCTGCTCATCTTTTTAGCTTCACTAATATATCT GTATCAAACTGGAGCTCTTGCGCCGTTAATACGGTGGCTCACACAAAATATGCAGAGGGCGGCTACACCTCCCCAGCAACCAAGGCCTGCTGTTCGGGCAGATAACATCCCTGCAGCTGCGGGGCAGGAAAACGAGAATGCTCCTTTGTTAG ATGGACAAGCTGGAGGTGAAAATGAGAACCGTCCAGTGGGTGATGCAAATCAGCCTCTGAATGAACAAGAACATGGTGTGGTCAATGGGAACAACAGATGGTGGGGGATTGTAAAGGAGATACAGTTAATTGTTTTTGGCTTCATCACTTCTCTTCTTCCAGGATTTCACAACATCGATTGA
- the LOC122599822 gene encoding uncharacterized protein LOC122599822 isoform X1, which produces MENPVGSTDNPLNPKPSSSSSSSHDPPHKHHQFSGFQPPNAMMLMFPHHHHEEAMEDHGAGLYAVPTFPNSFMGPTIPTSNNLLLIPFTYNLPTSGPTPSEAGTGGDDQGQVRQQQQQAGQQRQVVVRRFQIAIHLDLMLILKLAAVIFLFNQDGSRKRLVLLIFLASLIYLYQTGALAPLIRWLTQNMQRAATPPQQPRPAVRADNIPAAAGQENENAPLLDGQAGGENENRPVGDANQPLNEQEHGVVNGNNRWWGIVKEIQLIVFGFITSLLPGFHNID; this is translated from the exons ATGGAAAATCCAGTAGGATCCACCGACAATCCTCTAAACCCGAaaccctcttcttcttcatcatcatcacatgATCCTCCTCATAAGCACCACcag TTTTCTGGCTTCCAGCCACCAAATGCGATGATGCTGATGTTCCCCCATCATCATCATGAGGAAGCCATGGAGGATCATGGAGCGGGATTGTACGCGGTCCCCACTTTTCCTAATTCATTCATGGGACCAACCATCCCCACATCCAACAATCTCCTCCTCATCCCTTTCACTTACAACCTTCCTAC CAGTGGACCAACTCCATCTGAAGCTGGAACAGGGGGCGATGACCAAGGCCAAGTAAGACAGCAGCAACAACAGGCTGGACAACAAAGACAAGTTGTGGTCAGGAGATTCCAAATTGCAATTCACCTTGATCTAATGCTCATATTAAAGCTGGCAGCTGTTATTTTTTTGTTCAACCAAGATGGCTCAAGAAAAAGGCTCGTCCTGCTCATCTTTTTAGCTTCACTAATATATCT GTATCAAACTGGAGCTCTTGCGCCGTTAATACGGTGGCTCACACAAAATATGCAGAGGGCGGCTACACCTCCCCAGCAACCAAGGCCTGCTGTTCGGGCAGATAACATCCCTGCAGCTGCGGGGCAGGAAAACGAGAATGCTCCTTTGTTAG ATGGACAAGCTGGAGGTGAAAATGAGAACCGTCCAGTGGGTGATGCAAATCAGCCTCTGAATGAACAAGAACATGGTGTGGTCAATGGGAACAACAGATGGTGGGGGATTGTAAAGGAGATACAGTTAATTGTTTTTGGCTTCATCACTTCTCTTCTTCCAGGATTTCACAACATCGATTGA